A portion of the Rhodopseudomonas sp. BAL398 genome contains these proteins:
- a CDS encoding YbfB/YjiJ family MFS transporter, translating into MRRTNQLAAAAAALTLVVGMGFGRFAFTGLYPLMVADGQISLDGGSYAASANYAGYLIGALLAGVLTRISSRQLCAWASATTIIMLGVLALANPEWLIVAIRGLAGGASAVAMVAASHWLIHDRRHHHGAPTLFAGVGIGILVSAEIIAAGHAAAISSRANWLTLAIAALVIGAIAVTIQFRIDRTAPHDEPHDAPAAQQPRAAAPPFGAARLVVIYGLAGFGYIITATYLPLLVRSALGSLDPVHVWAIFGLGAAPSCFIWHALHHRWGTRASLMVNLALQAIGVALPVLHSPVAYIGSALLVGGTFMGTVTIVMPAARRLAATQRFSMLAVLTAAYGVGQIIGPLIASAIHGRTQSFDASLGVAAIALVVAASLCLGANASRRPMAGSK; encoded by the coding sequence ATGCGTCGAACTAATCAGCTTGCGGCGGCGGCCGCGGCCTTGACGCTGGTTGTCGGCATGGGGTTCGGCCGCTTCGCATTCACCGGCCTTTATCCGCTGATGGTCGCTGACGGCCAGATCTCGCTCGATGGCGGCTCCTATGCGGCCTCGGCGAATTATGCCGGCTACCTGATCGGCGCTTTGCTGGCGGGCGTGCTGACGCGGATATCCAGCCGTCAGCTTTGCGCATGGGCAAGTGCCACCACCATCATCATGCTCGGCGTTCTCGCCCTGGCCAATCCGGAGTGGCTGATCGTTGCCATTCGCGGCCTGGCGGGCGGGGCGAGCGCGGTCGCGATGGTGGCCGCCTCGCATTGGCTGATCCATGATCGCCGCCATCACCATGGCGCGCCCACCTTGTTCGCCGGCGTCGGCATCGGCATCCTGGTCTCGGCTGAAATCATCGCGGCCGGCCATGCGGCCGCGATATCAAGCCGTGCCAACTGGTTGACGCTTGCCATCGCCGCCCTGGTGATCGGGGCGATCGCGGTGACGATCCAGTTCCGCATCGATCGCACCGCGCCTCACGACGAGCCTCACGACGCGCCCGCCGCGCAGCAGCCGCGCGCGGCGGCACCGCCTTTCGGTGCGGCCCGGCTGGTGGTGATCTATGGTCTGGCCGGTTTTGGCTACATCATTACGGCGACCTATTTGCCGCTCCTGGTTCGTAGCGCACTCGGCTCGCTCGATCCGGTGCATGTCTGGGCGATCTTCGGCCTCGGCGCTGCGCCGTCCTGCTTCATCTGGCACGCCCTCCACCATCGCTGGGGCACCCGCGCCAGCCTGATGGTCAATCTGGCGCTTCAGGCGATCGGTGTTGCCCTGCCGGTTCTGCACAGCCCGGTGGCCTATATCGGCTCCGCTTTATTGGTCGGCGGCACCTTCATGGGCACCGTGACCATCGTCATGCCGGCGGCGCGACGGCTGGCTGCGACACAGCGTTTCAGCATGCTGGCCGTTTTGACCGCCGCCTATGGGGTCGGCCAGATCATCGGCCCGCTGATCGCCTCCGCGATCCATGGCAGGACCCAATCCTTCGACGCATCCCTTGGCGTCGCCGCCATCGCGCTGGTTGTCGCGGCCAGCCTTTGCCTTGGCGCGAATGCGTCGCGTCGCCCTATGGCAGGCAGCAAGTAG
- a CDS encoding DUF2147 domain-containing protein, with the protein MAMTAAMPARADDVSGIWLRDTGASKVKFAPCGGALCGSLVWIKPGTDTPAKVGQRVFYDMKPSGPNAWAGSAFNPEDGKTYTGKMSLSGGTLTTQGCAMAGLICKSSTWTRAK; encoded by the coding sequence ATGGCGATGACGGCGGCCATGCCGGCCCGCGCCGATGACGTCAGCGGCATCTGGCTGCGCGACACCGGAGCCTCGAAGGTGAAATTCGCGCCCTGCGGCGGCGCGCTGTGCGGCAGCCTGGTCTGGATCAAGCCCGGGACCGATACACCCGCCAAGGTCGGCCAGCGGGTGTTCTACGACATGAAGCCGTCCGGCCCGAACGCCTGGGCCGGCAGCGCCTTCAACCCCGAGGACGGCAAGACCTATACGGGCAAGATGAGCCTCTCCGGCGGCACGCTGACCACCCAGGGCTGCGCGATGGCCGGGCTGATCTGCAAATCCTCGACCTGGACCCGCGCCAAATAA
- a CDS encoding IS110 family transposase — MYHYAGIDVSLEQSAVCIVDGAGKILREAKVASEPEALIAWFGSQGWTLERIGLEAGPLSQWLYAGLRGAGLAVELLETRHVRDAFKAMSVKTDRNDARAIAQLMRLGWFRPVHCKSIEAQEVRAVLTARKLLQSKLLDVENSLRGVLRGFGLKVGRTTERSFAARIEELVAGHAALASIAKALLAVHAVLLREFKCLNKQVVQLARAQPQARLLMTTPSVGPIVALTYACAIDDPARFNSSKAAGAHFGLTPKKYQSGQTDYTGRITKIGDASVREALYQAAHVMLTKPVKNCTELKSWAMRIARRAGLRKAKVALARKLAVVLHRMLADTKPFNPNAKALAA; from the coding sequence ATGTACCACTATGCAGGAATTGACGTGTCTTTGGAACAGTCTGCGGTTTGCATCGTCGACGGCGCGGGCAAGATTTTGCGCGAGGCCAAGGTCGCGAGCGAGCCGGAGGCGTTGATTGCCTGGTTCGGGTCGCAGGGCTGGACTCTCGAACGGATCGGCCTTGAGGCGGGACCGCTGTCGCAATGGTTATACGCCGGGTTGCGCGGTGCCGGTCTTGCGGTCGAACTACTGGAGACCCGGCATGTCCGCGACGCCTTCAAGGCGATGTCGGTGAAGACCGATCGCAACGACGCCCGCGCCATCGCGCAATTGATGCGGCTGGGCTGGTTCCGGCCGGTTCATTGCAAGTCGATCGAAGCGCAGGAGGTTCGGGCGGTGTTGACCGCGCGCAAGCTGCTGCAGTCGAAGCTGCTCGACGTCGAGAACAGTCTGCGTGGGGTGTTGCGCGGCTTCGGGCTGAAGGTCGGCAGGACCACCGAGCGCAGCTTCGCGGCGCGGATCGAAGAATTGGTCGCCGGACACGCGGCGCTGGCGTCGATTGCGAAGGCGCTGCTCGCGGTTCATGCGGTGCTGCTGCGCGAGTTCAAATGCCTGAACAAACAAGTCGTGCAGCTCGCCAGAGCGCAACCGCAGGCGCGGCTGCTGATGACGACGCCGTCGGTCGGCCCGATCGTGGCGCTGACCTATGCCTGCGCGATCGACGATCCGGCGCGCTTCAACTCGTCGAAGGCGGCCGGCGCGCATTTCGGCCTGACGCCGAAGAAGTATCAATCGGGACAGACCGATTACACCGGCCGCATCACCAAGATCGGCGATGCTTCGGTGCGCGAGGCGCTCTATCAGGCGGCTCATGTCATGCTGACCAAGCCGGTCAAGAACTGCACCGAACTGAAGAGCTGGGCGATGCGGATCGCCCGGCGCGCCGGCCTGCGCAAGGCCAAGGTCGCGCTGGCGCGCAAGCTCGCGGTCGTCCTGCATCGCATGCTCGCCGACACCAAGCCGTTCAACCCCAACGCCAAGGCGCTGGCAGCTTAA